In Epinephelus moara isolate mb chromosome 20, YSFRI_EMoa_1.0, whole genome shotgun sequence, the genomic stretch GTCCCAATGACAGCAACATGCACAGGGGTCTAAGACGGTGAAAATTAGCTTCGCATTGCGGCTTTTTACTCAAGTTACTGTGGAATAAACAAGGTGCGGTCCTATTAGCGTTACTGCATGTCAGTTTATGTCCGTTGCTCTGTtgcctttttatgtttttcaaagtTTTAGTCCTGGAAACTGCTAGCATTATTCACCATAGGGCTAACAAACATTTACAGTTAGCTTCATAGTCAGTGGATTTACTGTACAGGTGGTTGGTAGTCATACACAGTACATGTATGATTATGTGCAACATACATGtaaatatgataataaaatgGTGAACTTAACTTAGCTGGAAAACCATGTATTAACGCGTACACATGCCCATAGTAGCTATACAGGATCACAGTGCtgttatatatgtatgtattaacACGTGACTCATTATACTGTCCACTTATGTGATGCATAGCCCTGATTGTGAggcattgttttattattttaacagacAATAGCAGTGCTTATTTATCAAGAAAGGGATCTGACATCATATTTGACTTAAAACTAAAGGGGAGTAGACAATAATATTTGATGCTTCTTTTCTGGCATATGGTTTTGTTTACTAATGTCTCTATTTTCAAGGTtgaggacgtgtgtgtgtgaagatgcCAGCCGGTGTGTCTTGGCCTCGGTACCTGAGGATGTTTGGTGCAAGTATATTGGCCATGTTTGCAGGAGCACAGGTCGTCCACCAATACTACCTACCTGACCTGGTGAGGGACAAAATTAACCGTTCTTTTCAAGTGGCCTGTCTGTCTTTCCCAAATATGTTCTGTATATGAGAGGTTCCTTAGAACTCCTCTCATTGGATCAAAATATGATAGCAGTAAAGCCAGTTTGTGCAAGAGGGATTGTAAACTTGATGATTGATGTCATACTGGGAAGGGATTCATACAAAAAATACTGGCTATTTTGAACACTGATTTACAATTAGACCCACTGTATGATATCATAGGAGCAATCCCTAATCCAGCTATGGATAACAGAAATGTTTGCATGCCACATGTCCTTTTATTGGTGTGTGGGGGGGTATCTTGGCTCCAACCACTGCCACCCACCCTACATCAATGGCAAGACGTGTTTGTGAAAGTGTAcctaatggggaaaaaaatgataaaaccccatataaagacagacaggttttttttttttcatttgtgggCTCCTATTATTACTTGTCTTAGATTACCAAAGCTGCACTGATTTAATTGTGAATTTGGCCAAAGCTGGCATCTGTTtctttctgtgtatttttattttatgtttgtattttcttGATGTGGATGCTCATGTTGCCATGATTTAAtgtttttcgttttttttttttttttgccaaactgTGAgttagttgattctttgttgttgttttttttctattgcCTTGGTTTTTGAAAAGGTTGGAAAAGGATGTATAGATATACATACTGTGCAGCTGGCTGTCACTCTGTAGTGCCACTGTTATTATCCATGGTATAGTATGTGTTGTTATATAGCCAAATTATTTTCCTCCGTCTCCCATTATGTAATTTGATGGCTACCGCAACACAGCTGTAAAACTGTTGCTTTTACTCATAGATGTGTTTATGGACATAtgaaaatactgtatatatgagggttgtccaaacttttttgaaagGAGGCCAGATAGATAATGTAAAAATATCTGGTGGGCAGCTGCCTCTCATATCgtatatgttatttaaaaaaaaaaaaaaaaaaaaaatcacataaaaatgagaagaaCGCACAATTTtatctttcagtgaaaaagtattTAATTTTTAGCCGTTCCTGTAAGCAGCAGCCTTCGCTGTCAACTAGCGCCtgtttgctgtggccatgtctgctacctagCAGGAAATGTTTGCTGTTGTGGTTCTCTCAAATGATGTGCCATGGCACACTGGTGTGCTGTGATACCAATCCAAgtgtgctgtgggattttgtgataaccacacattgtggcaatattcaactggacctatacaaaaagttttgaattaatttttttatcaGTATTATTTGCCCCctatttcctaataaagaggcaaactctagctaaaaagtgtcatttaattgaatttaatttagaAAACATTCATGGGGAACCAATTTGTCGGCGTTAGCACGTGAGAATTattagtgtgtgacacatcaaaagccctcattggcagccagtgtgagggatgataacatttaaaaggagaaagcagTTAGTGGGACAATGAatcgctttattgtacggagcaaattGAAACAAGCACCAGCTAAGACGACCTActactgaaagaaaaaagaaaaaaaacgtcagtgattttttttacatatgtttattGTCTTCTGTTGTGACAACACACATTAgagaagctattgtgcacaggtataaatacaggtgtgccttgggcacaaaaggtttgaaaaccactgggtCAGGTAGCTGTTCGTTTGCCTATTCACTGATTATGAAAACTCTTTTGTTCCACCTGCGTAGTTTGTAtttggtgcatgtctacaaactgtatgatagtgcTTCCATTGTGATGTGAATGGAAAGAATGCAAAGTAATCTTGTTTGATAAACAAATATTGGGGGCTGGGTCACATGTATCTTTGAAAGTCAAGCCACGGGCCATTTAAAATCGGTCTGTGTGCCACAAATGGCCCCcaggccagactttggacatgcctggtaTATACAGAAGGAATTAACCAGCCCAAGGTTTTTAAATCAGTTTGCTATAATTTATCTACTCCAGCACTACTGGGTGAGAATCAGCTCCAAACAAACTCAGGTGCTCAAGGTTGCTATCAAAATTTGTTGAAGATGCTGAAATATGTTAATGTGATGTCATACTGATAATTGACTAGTTATGCATgggaatataaaaaatacaacacCACCCAACCGAACAGGCCCGATCTCTCAGGATGTGTTTACCAGTGTTTCCTGTCTTTTAACCTTTCAGACTATACCAGAGGTTCCACCAAAGCCCGGGGAGCTGCAGACAGAACTGCGAGGCTACAAAGTCAGAGAAGAAGCTGCTGCGACGTTACAGCGGCTACAAACAGAAGAGAAGGTGGACTGATGTAGGATTGCACCTCCTTTGTGTGACGGACTCTTAATCAAGCACACTATGTCCAATATTGTGCCAACACTTAGAGGTTGCCATGTGCCTGAGAGTTAAGTCATTGCTGGGACATCTGCAAATGGAtattttctgtgctgctgttttctaCTGATGGAGCAAACACAGGTGGAATTCAATGCCACACTGTTGGCTTCTGCCTGTTCAGGATAAGGTTCTTATCTGGAGCAAGATTATTTGGTTTATACAACCATGCATACCCATGTGTTGTCCTCCTTTTTgaatgtgtttgcatttttagACCATGTGATGACATATATATGAGAGTAAGAGGACATGGACACACTGTAACTGCTGAAATCATTAAGTAATATTTGTTCCATTCAAAAGTGAATACTTGGATTGTTTTTCCAATAGCAGACAAAATGtgttataaattaaaaatatcaaactaaaccttagtcattattttgtggcACATATTAGTTTTCTGTACATCAAAATATTGATAATTGACTAATCATTTAAAGTCAAGGAAAAATGTCACATTCTGTTTCCAGCCTGAAAATGTGAAGATTTAatgcttctctctctctactGTACGATTGTAAATCTTTTTAAAAGTTGTAAATTTTGGATTCTGCTGGTCAAATTTCAAAGAAAAAAGTGAATTCCTGCACATACTTATCACCTTTgctttgatttatcaaaaaagtGTCAATGTTTCAGACACAAGGACCTTTTCTCAAGACATATTCAAAGATTCTAAAGTAACACAGTGCTTAAATACAGACTATACTTGCATGATAATCTGTGCTGGTGGTATCACCATGATTACACACCAAAGAAACGCTCCTCAAGATCCCCTCTACTATTTAAGCATGCAAAATAGGTTGATGCACGTTCACAATCCCTCTAACACcatcaaaaaaaatgtattcaagttAATGGCAAACATATGACACAGCTCAAATATACAATACACAAATGCCCATCTCATGACCCTAAAATCAtccatataaatatataaacatatatacacCTAaaccagtggcgtaaggtagttgcgacacgccccagtgcatgctattgTGCACATATTGTCACATGATCAGGGTCTTGACATTGGATACATCAACATACACATCACATAACTGATCACTCCATATctgtaaatgacaaaaaacaccaaagaaaataagaaattattagtTTAATTTAACAATTGTAATAGTTTATTATGGTTTATTT encodes the following:
- the LOC126407856 gene encoding protein brawnin, with translation MPAGVSWPRYLRMFGASILAMFAGAQVVHQYYLPDLTIPEVPPKPGELQTELRGYKVREEAAATLQRLQTEEKVD